The following are encoded together in the Acidobacteriota bacterium genome:
- a CDS encoding transporter substrate-binding domain-containing protein: MSAARRRTPAAGALALLLAAAPAQAEELRVCLVEDDLPRAHRAEGTGFDHDLFREAAERLGRDFVPVWRPKAPPYSEIDDTDLPLEALLERECDLAPSVPGHLALGRLAGAIDLSPPYYAAAFEIYMPAVESLDWADLREAVANRKVAVRLQSLAHFAAQAAGLDWTSQPSAAEVVGAVDDGRAAAALIFGPALASLGKDPVNAFEPPPGLRFNEHAAVRAGDALGDEVARVLDELRRDGTLARLAARYGIFRIEPFPTVSSPEAIRALGIGGP; the protein is encoded by the coding sequence GTGTCGGCAGCGAGGCGGCGGACGCCCGCGGCCGGCGCGCTCGCCCTTCTTCTGGCGGCCGCTCCCGCCCAGGCCGAGGAGTTGCGGGTCTGCCTTGTCGAGGACGACCTGCCGCGAGCCCACCGGGCCGAAGGCACCGGCTTCGACCACGATCTGTTTCGGGAGGCCGCCGAGCGGCTCGGTCGCGACTTCGTTCCGGTCTGGCGCCCAAAGGCTCCGCCCTACTCCGAGATCGACGACACGGATCTTCCACTTGAGGCCTTGCTGGAACGGGAATGCGATCTCGCGCCCTCCGTGCCGGGCCACCTCGCGCTCGGGCGGCTGGCGGGAGCGATCGATCTGAGTCCGCCCTACTACGCGGCCGCCTTCGAGATCTACATGCCGGCCGTGGAGAGTCTCGACTGGGCGGATCTGCGAGAAGCGGTGGCGAACCGCAAGGTGGCGGTGCGGCTGCAGTCGCTGGCCCACTTCGCCGCCCAGGCGGCGGGGCTGGACTGGACCTCGCAACCGAGCGCGGCCGAGGTCGTCGGCGCCGTGGACGATGGCCGGGCCGCCGCGGCGCTGATCTTCGGTCCGGCCCTGGCCAGCCTGGGCAAGGACCCCGTGAACGCCTTCGAGCCGCCCCCGGGACTCCGCTTCAACGAACACGCCGCCGTCCGCGCCGGCGACGCCCTTGGTGACGAAGTCGCTCGCGTACTCGACGAGCTGCGCCGCGACGGCACCCTGGCGCGGTTGGCCGCGCGCTATGGCATCTTTCGTATCGAACCCTTCCCCACCGTGTCCTCGCCGGAAGCGATCCGCGCGCTGGGCATCGGCGGACCCTGA
- a CDS encoding thioredoxin family protein produces the protein MTCCPQLKRIGWGALAVLLLAGTAALLAHSLAAPAEASDAPAGRPDFEGWYEGAAGLAQALEVQQRDRLPLFVYIYTDWCPYCRQFERELLTDDEVDGYLDAVLAVRMNPESGGQESQLARRFGVRGYPTLVMYSADGETASYIERMEMVDGEPRLMSGRAFLRVLDEAANR, from the coding sequence ATGACCTGCTGCCCTCAACTCAAGAGGATCGGTTGGGGAGCGCTCGCGGTGCTCCTCCTGGCCGGCACGGCGGCCCTGCTTGCGCATTCGCTTGCGGCGCCGGCGGAGGCCTCCGACGCGCCGGCTGGCCGTCCCGACTTCGAGGGCTGGTACGAAGGTGCCGCCGGGCTGGCCCAGGCACTGGAGGTTCAGCAGCGCGACCGCCTGCCGCTGTTCGTCTACATCTACACGGACTGGTGCCCTTACTGCCGCCAGTTCGAGCGTGAGCTGCTGACCGACGACGAGGTCGACGGCTACCTGGACGCGGTGCTCGCGGTGCGGATGAACCCCGAGTCCGGCGGGCAGGAGAGCCAGCTTGCCCGGAGGTTCGGCGTGCGGGGCTATCCGACCCTGGTCATGTACAGCGCCGACGGCGAGACGGCCTCGTACATCGAACGGATGGAGATGGTCGATGGCGAACCCCGCCTGATGAGCGGCAGAGCCTTCCTCCGCGTGCTGGACGAGGCGGCGAACCGGTAG
- a CDS encoding Rne/Rng family ribonuclease, with the protein MTRRMLINAQSSTELRIAIANDSVLEDLKVDIAERGLTRGNIYYGKIANIEPSLNAAFIDYGAPKHGFLAIQDVVPDAYYQAVSKSKRPKIEEVLVRGRPIVVQITREPEGNKGAALTTNLSLAGRYLVLTPFDKTCGVSRKVDTEDVRLKLKAMAEALPVPDGGGVIVRTNALGQTKTALSRDMNALLRLWKRISRDARDSKGTKLLYSDQDIVLQGLRDYLDSSIQEVWVDEDTAHGRAEQYMRAFMPRSKTSLNRYTGRRPLFSVYDLEPQIENIFERRAELPSGGSIVIDPTEALTAIDVNSGRSKKGSSQEETAVSTNVEAAAEVGRQLRLRDIGGLIVVDFIDMRSPRNRRKVEKAMKDAMKADKARFSVGRISANGLLEINRQRIHQALQLRTHGDCPYCAGTGRVASPDLVALRLLRNIESHGAGGYMRGVQIALQPELADFVQNRHRQALVNLATEFDLEIEISGRPHLEGREPDISWIARDLADVKKREKEEAKEKRLEQEMLATPSIGDTDDETAEPETDADDSPVESAPKRRRRRGGRRRRSATARKAKTKEEAPAEDGAVKQDGAQQAKRGRKTPARAKKSTGRPAAKAKKTAGTEAIKVPGIDTPSADAAAGGNGKSGETAAASGNGAPRPTKRRRRRRRRPRRPQTAAAGSESPPAETGS; encoded by the coding sequence GTGACCCGAAGAATGCTCATCAACGCGCAGAGCTCGACCGAGCTCCGCATCGCCATCGCCAACGACTCGGTACTCGAAGACCTCAAGGTCGACATCGCCGAGCGCGGCCTGACCCGCGGCAACATCTACTACGGCAAGATCGCGAACATTGAGCCGAGCCTGAACGCCGCCTTCATCGACTACGGCGCCCCCAAGCACGGCTTCCTCGCCATTCAGGACGTGGTGCCGGACGCCTACTACCAGGCGGTCTCCAAGTCGAAGCGACCGAAGATCGAAGAGGTGCTCGTCCGCGGTCGTCCGATCGTCGTTCAGATCACCCGGGAGCCCGAGGGCAACAAGGGCGCCGCCCTCACGACGAACCTGAGTCTGGCCGGCCGCTACCTGGTTCTCACACCCTTCGACAAAACCTGCGGCGTGTCCCGCAAGGTGGACACGGAGGACGTCCGGCTCAAGCTGAAAGCGATGGCGGAGGCCCTGCCCGTCCCGGACGGCGGCGGCGTGATCGTACGCACCAACGCCCTCGGCCAGACCAAGACGGCGCTCAGCCGCGACATGAACGCGTTGCTCCGCCTGTGGAAGCGCATCTCCCGCGATGCCCGCGACTCGAAGGGCACGAAGCTGCTCTACAGCGACCAGGACATCGTGCTTCAGGGCCTGCGGGACTACCTGGACAGCTCGATCCAGGAAGTCTGGGTCGACGAGGACACCGCCCATGGGCGAGCCGAGCAGTACATGCGCGCCTTCATGCCGCGCAGCAAGACCTCCCTCAACCGCTACACCGGCCGCCGGCCGCTCTTCTCGGTCTACGACCTGGAACCACAGATCGAGAACATCTTCGAACGGCGCGCCGAACTGCCCTCGGGCGGCTCGATCGTGATCGACCCGACCGAAGCCCTCACAGCCATCGACGTCAACTCGGGACGCTCCAAGAAGGGGTCGAGTCAGGAAGAGACCGCGGTCAGCACGAACGTCGAGGCGGCGGCGGAAGTCGGCCGCCAACTGCGGCTGCGCGACATCGGCGGCCTGATCGTCGTCGATTTCATCGACATGCGCAGCCCCCGCAACCGGCGCAAGGTCGAGAAGGCGATGAAGGACGCGATGAAGGCCGACAAGGCGCGCTTCAGCGTCGGCCGGATCAGCGCCAACGGATTGCTTGAGATCAACCGCCAGCGAATCCACCAGGCGCTTCAGTTGCGCACCCACGGCGACTGCCCGTACTGCGCCGGCACCGGCCGCGTCGCCAGTCCGGACCTGGTCGCCCTGCGCCTGCTACGCAACATCGAGTCCCATGGCGCCGGCGGCTACATGCGCGGCGTGCAGATTGCCCTGCAACCCGAGCTGGCCGACTTCGTCCAGAACCGTCATCGTCAGGCGCTCGTCAACCTGGCGACGGAGTTCGATCTCGAGATCGAGATCTCGGGGCGGCCGCACCTGGAGGGCCGGGAGCCGGACATCAGCTGGATCGCGCGCGACCTGGCCGACGTGAAGAAGAGGGAGAAGGAGGAGGCCAAGGAGAAGAGGCTCGAGCAGGAAATGCTGGCCACTCCGTCGATTGGAGACACCGACGACGAAACGGCCGAACCCGAGACCGACGCGGATGACAGCCCGGTCGAGAGCGCACCGAAGCGACGGAGGCGACGGGGCGGACGGAGGCGACGGTCCGCAACCGCCCGCAAGGCGAAGACAAAGGAGGAGGCGCCCGCGGAGGACGGCGCCGTCAAACAGGACGGCGCCCAGCAGGCGAAGAGGGGCAGGAAGACGCCCGCCAGAGCGAAGAAGAGCACGGGGAGGCCCGCCGCCAAGGCAAAGAAGACGGCGGGGACGGAAGCCATCAAGGTACCCGGCATCGACACTCCGTCGGCGGATGCAGCGGCAGGAGGCAACGGCAAGAGCGGCGAGACTGCCGCGGCAAGCGGCAACGGCGCACCACGTCCGACCAAGCGGCGAAGGCGACGGCGCAGACGGCCCCGCCGGCCCCAGACCGCGGCGGCGGGCAGCGAGTCGCCACCTGCCGAGACGGGTTCCTGA
- a CDS encoding xanthine dehydrogenase family protein molybdopterin-binding subunit, with protein sequence MTAIGTPTKLLEGDPKVRGSLRFCGDLDRPGLLHARLVTSPHAHAEVLSIDTAAAEAMPGIAAVITAADLPALPPSNRATLLLARERAIFVGHPVALVLAENEAVAADAADAVEVDYKPLDAVVTIEQAEAPDAQAVWPDGLPGQSEEAAAHGAGDVSEGEEAIASSPNVTNRMCFERGDLERGYAEADAVVERVFRTASVHQSYIEPHASLIDPDPMGNGMTVYCSTQAPFFIRDAIAGVLGMRQDQVRVIGTPVGGGFGAKFVLYEPLLALAAVQHQRPVRLVMTRTEEMLAATPAPSTRITIRAGAKRSGELTALEADLAIDCGCFPSSMTALAGTLLGSSYQTPNQAVGGFEVTTNKPSVGAYRAPLAPQAAFVVETVLDQLARELDLDPVEFRVKNASEKGNPMASGMPWAGMGQRQVLEALRDHPAWQNREQARAEGRGVGIALGAWPGGTEPASAACALQTDGTLKVHISTADINGTNTSMALMAAEAFGVDPDKVTIATGDTSSGPYAGASGGSKTIYTVGPPVIQAAQEARRQTLELAAQTFEADPEDLEIVDGAVQVKGSPDKAIPLRKIAQRTMRFGGRQAPVFGHGRHAQTSQAPGFCAQLAEVRVDRETGRVDVDRVVVIQDCGRAINPAAVEGQMMGGALQGIGWALYEEMAYSEDGQLLTATLNDYALPHSAQSPTELETVLVEVPSDHGPFGARGVGEPPVVPTAAAVANAIADACGARPTELPMTPPRVLQALDGGA encoded by the coding sequence ATGACAGCGATCGGCACCCCCACCAAGCTCCTCGAGGGCGACCCCAAGGTCAGGGGCTCGCTCCGTTTCTGCGGCGACCTCGACCGGCCCGGGCTCCTCCACGCCCGCCTGGTCACGAGCCCTCATGCCCACGCCGAAGTGCTGAGCATCGACACCGCCGCCGCCGAGGCGATGCCGGGGATTGCCGCGGTCATCACCGCCGCCGACCTTCCCGCGCTGCCGCCGAGTAACCGGGCGACCCTCCTTCTGGCGCGCGAGCGGGCGATCTTCGTCGGCCACCCGGTCGCGCTCGTTCTCGCCGAGAACGAGGCGGTGGCCGCGGACGCCGCGGATGCCGTCGAGGTCGACTACAAGCCGCTCGATGCCGTCGTAACGATCGAGCAGGCGGAGGCGCCCGACGCCCAGGCGGTCTGGCCTGACGGCCTCCCCGGCCAGTCGGAGGAGGCGGCAGCACACGGAGCCGGCGACGTATCGGAGGGAGAAGAGGCGATCGCCTCGTCGCCCAACGTGACGAACAGGATGTGCTTCGAGCGCGGCGACCTCGAGCGCGGCTACGCCGAGGCGGACGCGGTCGTCGAACGCGTCTTCCGCACCGCGTCCGTCCACCAGTCCTACATCGAGCCCCACGCCTCCTTGATCGACCCTGATCCGATGGGGAACGGGATGACCGTCTACTGCTCGACCCAGGCGCCATTCTTCATCCGGGACGCGATCGCCGGCGTGCTCGGCATGCGGCAGGACCAGGTCAGGGTCATCGGCACTCCGGTCGGCGGCGGGTTCGGCGCCAAGTTCGTGTTGTACGAGCCCCTCCTCGCGCTCGCCGCGGTCCAGCACCAGCGACCCGTCCGCCTGGTGATGACGCGGACCGAGGAGATGCTGGCGGCGACGCCGGCGCCTTCGACCCGGATCACGATTCGGGCGGGAGCGAAGCGGAGCGGAGAACTCACCGCGCTCGAGGCCGATCTGGCGATCGACTGCGGCTGCTTCCCCTCGTCGATGACCGCCCTTGCCGGAACCCTGCTGGGAAGCTCCTACCAGACACCCAACCAGGCCGTGGGCGGCTTCGAGGTCACGACGAACAAGCCCTCGGTCGGCGCCTACCGCGCGCCGCTCGCTCCCCAGGCGGCGTTCGTCGTCGAAACGGTCCTCGACCAGCTCGCTCGCGAACTCGACCTCGACCCGGTCGAGTTCCGGGTGAAGAACGCCTCGGAGAAGGGCAACCCGATGGCGTCCGGCATGCCCTGGGCCGGAATGGGTCAGCGGCAGGTCCTCGAAGCTCTTCGCGATCACCCGGCCTGGCAGAACCGGGAGCAGGCACGCGCCGAAGGCCGCGGTGTCGGCATCGCGCTCGGCGCCTGGCCCGGCGGCACGGAGCCGGCTTCGGCGGCCTGCGCACTGCAGACGGATGGAACGCTCAAGGTCCACATCAGCACGGCCGATATCAACGGCACGAACACGAGCATGGCGCTCATGGCGGCCGAGGCATTCGGAGTCGACCCGGACAAGGTCACGATCGCGACGGGCGACACGTCGTCGGGGCCCTACGCCGGGGCCTCCGGCGGCAGCAAGACGATCTACACGGTCGGCCCGCCCGTCATTCAGGCGGCCCAGGAGGCACGCCGCCAGACGCTTGAACTCGCGGCCCAGACGTTTGAGGCGGACCCCGAAGATCTCGAGATCGTCGACGGCGCCGTCCAGGTCAAGGGCTCGCCCGACAAGGCGATTCCACTCCGCAAGATCGCCCAGCGGACGATGCGGTTCGGCGGGCGGCAGGCGCCCGTCTTCGGCCACGGCCGGCACGCCCAGACCAGCCAGGCGCCGGGTTTCTGCGCCCAGCTCGCGGAGGTGCGCGTCGACCGGGAGACCGGACGGGTCGACGTCGACCGGGTCGTCGTCATCCAGGACTGCGGCCGGGCCATCAATCCGGCCGCGGTCGAGGGCCAGATGATGGGCGGCGCCCTGCAGGGCATCGGCTGGGCACTCTACGAGGAAATGGCGTACAGCGAGGACGGCCAGCTCTTGACGGCAACCCTGAACGACTACGCCCTGCCCCACTCCGCCCAGAGTCCGACCGAGCTCGAAACGGTCCTGGTCGAGGTGCCGTCCGACCACGGGCCCTTCGGCGCCCGTGGCGTCGGCGAGCCGCCGGTCGTCCCCACCGCAGCCGCCGTGGCCAACGCCATCGCCGATGCCTGCGGCGCGCGACCCACGGAGCTGCCGATGACGCCGCCCAGGGTCCTTCAGGCGCTCGACGGCGGCGCGTAA
- a CDS encoding PQQ-dependent dehydrogenase, methanol/ethanol family, whose protein sequence is MPASRLAVLALLLLSLPLAAQEEGVAAAPQNHWPAATEVGDGAGPVDQALLEAAPTRESWLHYGGNYASWRHSPITELTPESAANLRIAWIAQTGVSGQLESSPVVYDGVLYLTSSMNRLLAYDAGDGSLLWRYDHENPSDLRICCGPVNRGVGISGDLVVMGTLDARLLAFNRKTGELAWDTEVIPYAKGFSITSAPLIAEGVVVIGIGGGEYGVRGFFDGYDLETGELLWRHYTVPEAGEPGVDTWAGESYKTGGAATWATGSYDPATRTLFWTTGNPSPDWNGDTRLGDNLYSDSVLAVDIKTGERKWYFQFTPHDVWDYDGNSEVWLVDVQVNEQTIPALVQANRNGYFYVLDRRDGGFLHASQYVHQLNWATLDENGRPVVDPVMKPADEPTQRVCPGLAGGNNAAYAGAYSPETGLAYVPTIESCMMFRKGVVVFVEGIPFFGGEPIPSDTVEGKSYGHLSAIDVSTGETKWSYRDPVPMLAGVLSTAGGLVVTGNASGHLLGFDAETGEEVWRYQTGSGIRSHPIAYQYEGKTYLAVGSGGGGIVQTTVGTAPSLPEGSMLLVFELDS, encoded by the coding sequence ATGCCAGCCAGCCGCCTTGCCGTCCTCGCCCTTCTGCTTCTGTCTCTTCCCCTCGCAGCCCAGGAAGAAGGCGTCGCGGCCGCGCCCCAGAACCACTGGCCGGCGGCGACCGAGGTGGGCGACGGCGCGGGACCGGTCGACCAGGCGCTGCTCGAAGCGGCGCCGACCCGAGAATCCTGGCTCCACTACGGCGGCAACTACGCGAGCTGGCGACACTCCCCGATCACCGAACTGACGCCGGAGAGCGCCGCCAACCTCCGTATCGCCTGGATCGCCCAGACCGGCGTCTCCGGTCAGCTCGAATCCTCACCCGTCGTCTACGACGGCGTCCTCTACCTGACATCGTCGATGAACCGTCTGCTCGCCTACGACGCCGGGGACGGCAGCCTGCTCTGGCGCTACGACCACGAGAACCCCTCCGACCTGAGGATCTGCTGCGGGCCGGTAAACCGCGGCGTCGGCATCTCCGGCGACCTGGTCGTCATGGGCACCCTGGACGCCCGCCTGCTCGCTTTCAACCGCAAGACGGGCGAGCTTGCCTGGGACACCGAGGTCATCCCCTACGCGAAGGGCTTCTCCATCACCTCGGCCCCGCTCATCGCGGAGGGCGTGGTGGTCATCGGCATCGGCGGCGGCGAGTACGGCGTGCGCGGCTTCTTCGATGGCTACGACCTGGAGACTGGAGAGCTCCTCTGGCGCCACTACACGGTGCCGGAAGCCGGCGAACCGGGAGTCGACACCTGGGCCGGCGAGTCCTACAAGACCGGCGGCGCCGCCACCTGGGCCACCGGCAGCTACGACCCGGCGACCCGGACCCTGTTCTGGACGACCGGCAACCCGTCGCCCGACTGGAACGGCGACACCCGCCTCGGCGACAACCTCTACAGCGACAGCGTGCTCGCGGTCGACATCAAGACGGGCGAGCGGAAGTGGTACTTCCAGTTCACCCCCCACGACGTCTGGGACTACGACGGCAACTCCGAGGTGTGGCTGGTCGACGTCCAGGTCAACGAGCAGACCATTCCCGCCCTGGTCCAGGCGAACCGGAACGGCTACTTCTACGTGCTGGACCGCCGCGACGGCGGCTTCCTGCACGCGAGCCAGTACGTCCACCAGTTGAACTGGGCGACGCTGGACGAGAACGGGCGGCCGGTCGTCGACCCGGTGATGAAGCCGGCGGACGAACCGACCCAGCGCGTCTGCCCCGGCCTCGCCGGCGGCAACAACGCCGCCTACGCCGGCGCCTACAGCCCGGAGACAGGTCTCGCCTACGTGCCGACGATCGAGAGCTGCATGATGTTCCGCAAGGGCGTCGTCGTCTTCGTCGAGGGAATCCCCTTCTTCGGCGGCGAGCCGATTCCGAGCGACACCGTCGAAGGCAAGTCGTACGGGCACCTGTCGGCGATCGACGTCAGCACCGGCGAAACGAAGTGGAGCTACCGGGATCCGGTGCCGATGCTCGCGGGCGTGCTCAGCACAGCGGGCGGCCTCGTCGTCACCGGTAACGCCTCCGGCCACCTGCTCGGGTTCGACGCCGAGACCGGCGAGGAAGTCTGGCGCTACCAGACCGGCTCCGGCATCCGCAGCCACCCGATTGCCTACCAGTACGAGGGCAAGACCTACCTCGCCGTCGGCTCCGGCGGCGGCGGCATCGTCCAGACAACGGTTGGCACCGCGCCCTCCCTGCCCGAGGGCAGCATGCTGCTCGTCTTCGAACTCGATTCCTGA
- the hflX gene encoding GTPase HflX, with product MRALHGDVRGLKAAQRGALERTYRRKVRSDEVVSTELARHLCALSREIGRQVGVLLTRDGAVSKVIVGDARQLEIPDIGRLRGGPGRFRRLRLVHTHLRGEGLSADDLNDLALLRLDLVAVVQSEADGSAGAIEVAYLSPSAADTAGAGEGPGSGDGDGSPFLTVEAPQVYALDFDFAATIREVEREFGRHRRGREATRERALVIGVRPENDHFAETVELVRSAGVDVAGTLRQRRSRVHPRTIVGRGKLTDIVLQSMRAGAEVAIFDIDLKPAQARAFEDATGLKAIDRTQLILDVFAQRARSRDGKLQVELAQLRYSLPRLTEKDAGLSRLTGGIGGRGPGETVLEVGRRRIRDRIRNLERQVEKLSRQRDVARSRRRDRRVPVLSLIGYTNAGKSTLLNALTRSEVETAGKLFVTLDPTSRRIRFPREGEVVITDTVGFIAELPPDLVRAFRATLEELGDADLLLHVVDAADPGWRMKIEAVDRLIEELSLNSKPLLVVLNKCDLVTEEQARRKAGQLDAVAVSARTRDGFSGLIDRAEEAMGRVAPLLPGGASGRRAAAAR from the coding sequence GTGAGAGCGCTACACGGCGACGTTCGCGGACTCAAGGCCGCGCAGCGCGGCGCTCTCGAGCGCACGTACCGGCGGAAGGTCCGCTCCGACGAGGTGGTCTCGACCGAGCTGGCGCGGCACCTGTGCGCGCTCTCGCGCGAGATCGGTCGCCAGGTAGGCGTGCTGCTAACCCGCGACGGCGCGGTCAGCAAAGTGATCGTCGGCGACGCGCGGCAGCTCGAGATTCCCGACATCGGCCGTCTGCGTGGCGGTCCCGGACGCTTCCGGCGCCTGCGCCTGGTTCATACCCACCTGCGGGGAGAAGGGCTCTCCGCCGACGATCTGAACGACCTCGCACTGCTTCGGCTCGACCTGGTCGCCGTGGTGCAGTCCGAGGCGGACGGCTCCGCCGGTGCGATCGAGGTCGCGTACCTCTCGCCCTCGGCGGCCGACACGGCAGGCGCTGGCGAGGGTCCCGGCAGCGGCGACGGCGACGGCTCACCCTTTCTGACCGTCGAGGCGCCTCAGGTCTATGCGCTGGACTTCGACTTCGCGGCAACCATCCGCGAGGTCGAGCGCGAGTTCGGCCGTCACCGGCGGGGCCGCGAGGCGACGCGGGAACGGGCTCTGGTGATCGGCGTGCGTCCGGAGAACGACCACTTCGCCGAGACGGTCGAACTGGTCCGTTCGGCGGGGGTCGACGTCGCCGGGACGCTGAGGCAGCGCCGGTCGCGGGTTCATCCGAGGACGATCGTCGGCCGGGGCAAGCTGACCGACATCGTTCTGCAGAGCATGCGCGCGGGCGCCGAGGTGGCGATTTTCGACATCGACCTGAAGCCCGCCCAGGCTCGCGCGTTCGAGGATGCGACCGGGCTGAAGGCGATCGACCGCACCCAGCTCATCCTGGATGTCTTCGCGCAGCGGGCGCGTTCCCGCGACGGCAAGCTCCAGGTCGAGCTGGCGCAGTTGCGCTACTCGCTGCCGCGGCTGACCGAGAAGGACGCGGGCCTGTCGCGACTGACGGGCGGCATCGGCGGCCGGGGCCCCGGCGAGACGGTTCTCGAGGTGGGCCGACGGCGGATCCGCGACCGGATCCGCAACCTGGAGCGGCAGGTCGAGAAGCTCTCCAGGCAGCGGGACGTGGCCCGCAGCCGGAGGCGCGACCGGCGTGTGCCGGTGCTCTCCCTGATCGGCTACACGAACGCGGGCAAGAGCACCCTGCTCAACGCGCTGACCCGCAGCGAAGTCGAGACCGCCGGCAAGCTGTTCGTCACGCTCGACCCGACGAGTCGGCGCATCCGCTTCCCGCGCGAGGGCGAAGTCGTCATCACCGACACCGTCGGTTTCATCGCTGAGCTGCCGCCCGATCTCGTGCGGGCGTTTCGGGCCACGCTGGAGGAACTCGGCGACGCGGATCTTCTGCTCCACGTGGTCGACGCCGCCGATCCGGGGTGGCGGATGAAGATAGAGGCGGTGGACCGGCTGATCGAGGAACTGTCGCTCAACTCGAAGCCCCTTCTCGTCGTTCTGAACAAGTGCGACCTGGTGACGGAAGAACAGGCGCGGCGGAAGGCCGGCCAACTCGACGCGGTCGCGGTCAGCGCGCGCACGCGGGACGGTTTCAGCGGCCTCATCGACCGTGCCGAGGAGGCGATGGGCCGCGTCGCGCCGCTCTTGCCGGGGGGCGCGTCGGGTCGGAGAGCGGCCGCCGCGCGCTGA
- a CDS encoding class I SAM-dependent methyltransferase: MTDDESGTQSLYGRLDPEQVGAFALKVWLFKQGELVSLMIHLGDRLGLYRTLQGLGPVSSVELAEASGLKERWLREWLHGQAAAGLLEYHGAENGGEPRFELDGVAAAVLADEENSVAFAAGAFGYPPEHDVIDGTAEAFSTGIGLSYQQLGCCAAHRTERMLGPWTRQALVPRIIPALDGVEERLRAGIDVVDVGCGGGVALVSLAQAFPASRFVGYDPSAHAIDIARERTREAGVTNVDWKIARGEDLPQVPSFDLVVTFDCIHDMTRPDLVIAAIRGAIRDDGTWLIKDIRSSPRFEDNMRNPVLALLYGFSVSACMSSALSEPDGMGLGTLGFNPVVAERMVREGGFTRFRMHDFDDPANLYYEVRP; encoded by the coding sequence ATGACGGACGACGAGAGCGGCACGCAGTCACTCTACGGCCGGCTCGACCCGGAGCAGGTCGGTGCCTTCGCGCTGAAGGTGTGGCTGTTCAAGCAGGGCGAGCTCGTCTCCCTGATGATCCACCTCGGCGACCGATTGGGGCTCTACCGGACCCTGCAAGGCCTCGGTCCCGTGAGCTCGGTGGAGCTGGCCGAAGCCAGCGGGCTGAAGGAACGCTGGTTGCGCGAGTGGTTGCATGGCCAGGCGGCCGCCGGACTGCTCGAGTACCACGGCGCCGAGAACGGCGGCGAGCCGCGCTTCGAGCTCGACGGCGTCGCCGCCGCGGTGCTCGCGGACGAGGAGAACTCCGTGGCCTTCGCCGCCGGCGCGTTCGGCTATCCGCCCGAGCACGATGTGATCGACGGTACGGCGGAGGCGTTCAGCACCGGAATCGGCCTGTCCTATCAGCAGCTCGGGTGCTGCGCCGCCCATCGCACCGAGCGGATGCTGGGCCCCTGGACCCGGCAGGCCCTGGTGCCGCGGATCATTCCGGCGCTCGACGGTGTCGAGGAGCGGCTGCGGGCAGGCATCGACGTTGTCGACGTCGGCTGCGGCGGCGGCGTGGCGCTTGTGTCCCTCGCTCAGGCCTTTCCGGCCTCGCGCTTCGTGGGCTACGACCCGTCCGCTCACGCGATCGACATCGCTCGGGAGCGCACCCGGGAAGCGGGCGTCACGAACGTCGACTGGAAGATCGCCCGCGGCGAGGATCTGCCCCAGGTGCCCAGCTTCGACCTGGTCGTGACTTTCGACTGCATCCACGACATGACGCGGCCGGACCTCGTCATCGCGGCCATCCGCGGCGCCATCCGGGACGACGGCACCTGGTTGATCAAGGACATCCGCAGCAGCCCGCGGTTCGAGGACAACATGCGCAATCCGGTGCTGGCGCTGCTCTACGGCTTCTCCGTCTCGGCCTGCATGTCGTCGGCCCTGTCCGAGCCGGACGGCATGGGTCTGGGAACGCTGGGCTTCAACCCGGTCGTGGCGGAGCGGATGGTGCGGGAAGGCGGCTTCACCCGCTTCCGGATGCACGACTTCGACGACCCGGCCAACCTCTACTACGAAGTCCGGCCCTGA
- a CDS encoding cytochrome c has translation MQARYSSLIVLTLPVLLAACATGGGPAPEEPGAQAAADATTATAAPAEPAAAVEPPAAADVAAAAAEPQAASSPVAAYLEDPAAITAGRRMFRAVCTGYCHSTTPGVTKDAPNLFDCDWDHGDTDADLYRVINQGVPDTEMLPFEGKIPEDTIWKVIAYMRSNSVDCG, from the coding sequence GTGCAGGCTCGCTACTCCTCGTTGATCGTCCTGACCCTGCCGGTGCTGCTGGCGGCCTGCGCCACCGGCGGCGGGCCGGCGCCAGAGGAACCCGGCGCCCAGGCCGCGGCCGACGCCACGACGGCGACTGCAGCGCCGGCGGAGCCCGCCGCCGCGGTGGAGCCGCCGGCCGCCGCAGACGTCGCGGCCGCAGCCGCCGAACCGCAAGCCGCTTCATCGCCCGTCGCCGCGTACCTCGAGGACCCCGCCGCGATCACCGCCGGACGGCGCATGTTCCGCGCCGTCTGCACCGGCTACTGCCATTCCACGACACCGGGCGTCACCAAGGACGCGCCGAACCTCTTCGACTGTGACTGGGACCACGGCGACACGGATGCCGACCTCTACCGCGTGATCAACCAGGGCGTGCCGGACACGGAGATGCTCCCCTTCGAGGGGAAGATCCCGGAAGACACGATCTGGAAGGTGATCGCGTACATGCGCTCGAACAGCGTGGACTGCGGCTGA